CCAAAATCTGGTAGTTTCATCTGAATACATCCACTTCATTAACTTTCATGTCCCCACCACATTGCAATAATTTTatacaaaaattattatttattttttatattataatataattaatgatttgattttttattttaaaaatatattatttaatattttgaagaaatttataaatttttgaatttaacctAAAGTCATTTGGAGCGAAAAAAGTGAATTTATACAGTCGATCTCAAATTTTTaaggataaaaatttaattgagttgagttgaatataattataaaatttattaattatttaatttttatataattattaaaaatattaatagaaaaattaagtaatttataaattaaaaataaaaaattaaattatatatatttttttaaataaaaataattaattttattaaatataaggaTTAAGTTGTAATTTTTCCTAATTTCATTTTGCATCACGTCATATCTCTCTAGACGCTAAACGCGCATCGATTAGTTTTTACTTTCCGGGAAAAGCAACTTACACGGAAAATAAAAGTATAAATTAAGACCAAAATCAATATAATATTAGTAAAAGAAACTTGTGTATTAATATAATGTTTTAAAAATTAAACGTGCAAATGCAATGATTCAATTTGAATCGTTTGTGTAATTTACTGGTAAGCTGAAGGGCAATTTCGGTCACATGTTGAGTCTTTATAAGCGCTTCAGGGCCTAGAGGCTAAGGCTAACATCTTGCACACAAATTGCAGATTCTGATTGACCTCTCGGTTGCTTGTTCTATAGCCGTCTTGCCATTTATGGAAGCGAAAGAATTTATTGAGCTCTTTGATTCGTGCTGGTTTGAGATGGAAATTTTCAAGAAACAATCACGTTTATTAAAATCATCAGGTGTTGATGCCAACCCAGATCAACAAAATCAGAAAGAAGCACCAAAACCAGAGATTTACACAGTGCCAACAATCATTTCAAGGTCTATGAGTGATCAATTGTGGCCTAAAGCAAGCTTTGGTTCTGGTTTTTCTCTCTCTCCGGACTCAGTCCTCCCCAAGCCAAAGCTCGAAACCAATCTTTCAAGCAAGGAAATTACAGAAGAAGAGGGAGAAAATTCTGTGCCAATACAAACACAGAAACTATATGTCCGAGAATCACCTATAAGTAAGACGAGAAGCAGGAGAAGAGGGAAGAAAACTTTGAACAAGAGTTTGTCAGAATTGGAATTTGAAGAGCTTAAAGGGTTTATGGATTTGGGTTTTCTGTTTTCTGAGGAAGACAAGGATTCAAGTTTGGTTTCAATAATTCCAGGGTTACAAAGACTGGGAAAGAAAGATGGAGCAGAAGAGAGTCGAGTTGATGAGGCCACAGTTTCAAGGCCTTATCTTTCTGAAGCATGGAGTGGCCtggaaaggagaaagaaagaggaTTCTCTGATGAATTGGAGAATTCCTGCTTTGAGTAATGAGATGGACATGAAAGATAATCTTAAATGGTGGGCTCATACTGTTGCGTCTACTGTTAGATAACATAGACTTAAGATTCAAGATTCACATTTTTGTTTTTACCCTTTTTGTAATCAGTTTGTTATTATTCTCTTCTGTaatcataccacatttttcatttcatttgatTTGGGGTTAGTCTGTTCTGGTGTAGATGTGGTTGTGAAAGATTCTAAAAGATTCTACAAGTGATTCAGAGGTAATATGGGATACAATTGATCTTAAgcacttgcttcttctttttattttttattttttattttattttaaaactaaACTTCATTAAATCATGAAGAAAAATCAACAAACAAATCATGAGAAATAAACAAAGGAGGGACAGGACCCCACTCCTTCAGGCCAAACACCGAAACAGTTGTCGTTGCCAAGGTATGGACGAAAGAATTCGCTGATCTTCTAACAAAACCAACAGAGCATCCAACAAGCTTTTCTAACAGCAACCTATAATCCTATACAATGATACTAAAATAGGAACAATCAAAAGCTGGACTACTAAGGGCATGCACCAAAAGCAACGTCCATCAAGACGTTCTGCAGGTGCCTTTCCTATCCAACTGAGAGCTTCTCTCATACTAGGAGCCTCAACAATCCTCGGGTCCATAGGACCAGGCATCTGATTCTGGCAAGCTTCAACATATTCCCCATCTGATGAATGCAGAACCCAACCAGCCCCAAGCTTATCCATAGCCCGCAGCAGAGAAGCATCAACATTACACTTCATAACACCTGGAGGAGGACGCTGCCATGACTCCACTTCAGAGGAACTAACATTAACATCTGACGCACCTGTTGAGGACATTTCTTACTGAACTAGGGCCGCTAACCATTGAGAGAAGAAAGACTTAGCTGCACTAACCAAATCTGCCGCTGACGCATTTGAATGGTTCCACACAACATCATTACGATTCTTCCATACCATCCATAGCACTACACAGGTCATCTGCACAACATATAAATCGCAAGAGGGGAAAACATTTATTAACCAGACTTGCACGTCTGTCATAGTATTATTAAAAGAGGCGGATGAAATATATTCCAACATTGTCTGGCTAAGGTATAGAGCAAAAAAAACATGATCCAAAGACTCATCTGCCGTAATGTGACATTAACAACCTGACGGTAcgcaaattttgttaaaaatttgcaAAATTCATAAAATGAGTAGATATTGGtataaaattataagaaattaaaaaaaatagctaCTAAATTTACCAACTAAATATAATGATATTTAGTAGGTAATTTCAGTTACCGATTAATTACCGACTAATTGTGAGATGAACTGTAATTGATTGTCGCTATCCATTACCgactaattattttttataggTAATTACCTACTAAATATACAGTCGGTAATATAGAATATTTAATCGGTAATTTTATCGCTAAACCATAAGGTAGGAAAGGAGTTAGCTACTTTTTATTTACTAAAATTTAGTCGGGAATTACCTATTAAAAATATAGTCAATAACATGTAAATATTAGTAGGTAATTTTGTTGCCAAACCTTATTGTAGAAAGGGCTTTAGCTATTTTTTGCCGACAGATATTTAGTTGGTAATTACCTACTAAAATTTATGTCAATAATATATAAAAGTTAATCAATAATTTTGTCatcaaaaagcaaaaaaaaaactaCTATTTACCAACTAGACTTTAATCGGTAATTACCTACTAAACTTATAGTCGGTAATATGTAAATATGAGTTGATAATTACTTATGAATTATATAGTCGATACTATACAAAATTTAGTAAGGAAGGAAATGGAATTACCTACTCATTACTAACTTAAATTTAGTCGATAATTCCtaactaaatatttaattttaccgACTATAATTTATTTAGTCAGTAAATTATCAATTATAGTCAGTAATATTttacattatttaaaatttatttacctaCAAAAAGAATAGTAGCTAAATTTTATGCATTGTTTTTATGTATATTAAttacttattatttttttataatttttttaaacttttaaattttaaaatattttatgattaATTTGGAACTtactaataatataataataatatccaacaataaaaataattactaaatatatcaaattaaatataaaatccaTATCTGTAAATAAAGCATGTTAAAGTTTAATAagtcaaatataaaatttaaagccCACAATTTTATGAAGATGGAGGTGTTGGTAGGCCTCTAACTAGTCTCATCACCTCCTCCATCATAGAGCTTCTTATATGTTCCATATTCGTCTCCATttgcaactccatttgcaactttAATTGATCCACACGATCTGTCATAGCTTGTCTCTCATCTCCAACTCTTTTATTCGTTGTTGTAAGGCAGCATTTTGACTAGAGCTTGATGTAGACGCCCGACTTGAAGATGCTCCAATTGAAGGGTAAAAGGTAGATGATTCAGATCCAAGACCATGCACATTTTGTTTCTTTTTGCCACCTCTGACAACATCCAAGTAAAGTTGGTTCTCATCAATATTGTCAGGTGTGATTTGTGTTAGCTCCTCCCTCCTAACTACTATAGCATcctgtgtaataaaaaaaaaaccaattataattcatttatcatataatacaataaaaaataattaaggtGAAATAAATAAAAGTGCACTATACATGTATCTCCTTAGATTTTTGATCCACAAAAGTCTCCTTGTCATGCTTTCGAGTATGAGTGTGGACAAATAACTCAGTTGGAGTTGGCTTTCGACCCATTTCTTTTCCCTGAACAAAAGATAAATAGTTTTTATGAACTAACTGAGTTTAAATTGTGATATAATAATGAACTTGTGATTTGTTTCTACAAAAATACTTACCAATTTATCTAACCATTCAATATATGTTATGGATCTGCTTGTGTGGGTAGATAGTCCAGGAGCATTTGCAGCATCGCGATGATTTTTAGAATATAGCTTTTTCCTGGAATTTTTCAAAACTATCATTATGTCCTTATAGCGTTTGGCTGCCTTTAATCTCCATGCATCATTTATCATTGCTTCATTAGAGGAATCCCAAAAGTATTTTTTctgaaaaaaaaagaatatatatttttaataattaatgtaTATTGAAATATGAaacaatataagaaaagaaaatgatgTTACCTTAAATTCTTCCTTGTAAAAATCTATTGTCTCAAGTGAGACAGCCTTCCAGTTGACACCATTAGAGTCAATGCGTTGCTTAAAAGTATTTGTGATCACACAAGCACACCTAAAAACATCCGATAACCTAAGCACATACAAAAAGGTTTTAGTAAATGGTACATTTGCATTGCATATCcttgataaaataattatttaacacACTTTCCGCTATGAAGTTCTAGTCTCCTTCGATCAAAAGAATCAATCTCTATTTCAATTGATGGACGAGAGTCTTGTGAGCTAACAGCTATAGACTCCTGTAATGTCTCTAGTGCAATCTCCTGGCTGGCCACTGGTCTAGGCTCCTGGCCAGCCACTGGTGCATCGAACTACACTGAATGCTGTGATTGAGGTGTCAAAAGCTCACCTCCTTCAAATACCACAGGTGTTCCTGTGTTAACATCATGAGAAGCAGAGGCTTTATGTCTACTCCTAATCATATCTgcaaattaaataaacataataaaaaaagttaatttgcaataaaaattattttgtttctaCCGAAAATCCGATAGAACCTTCCTTTAAAATTGTACttttccaaaatttcaataacacaACCTACCAAAAAAAAAAGGCATCTTGGCCCACACATTTACTATACACATCTCCTTTTCACAAGCAATTTATAAAGTTAAATTGTAACGTAATAGCATTAACAGTATTATAATATCAAAATCATTACGTTAAAGTGCATTGAATAATAGTATAACAAATGTAAGttagaattaaattgaatattgcTATTGAAATGTTTATAATTCAACAAAATGACAAATGATATCCACAAAAAGTAAtgtatttcataaatttataCATCTACAGTTTCATTAtccattataatataatttattcactATCATCATCATTTTTA
The sequence above is a segment of the Hevea brasiliensis isolate MT/VB/25A 57/8 chromosome 11, ASM3005281v1, whole genome shotgun sequence genome. Coding sequences within it:
- the LOC110669097 gene encoding uncharacterized protein LOC110669097, with translation MTQYDDGFGYHLHQHYHQNLILIDLSVACSIAVLPFMEAKEFIELFDSCWFEMEIFKKQSRLLKSSGVDANPDQQNQKEAPKPEIYTVPTIISRSMSDQLWPKASFGSGFSLSPDSVLPKPKLETNLSSKEITEEEGENSVPIQTQKLYVRESPISKTRSRRRGKKTLNKSLSELEFEELKGFMDLGFLFSEEDKDSSLVSIIPGLQRLGKKDGAEESRVDEATVSRPYLSEAWSGLERRKKEDSLMNWRIPALSNEMDMKDNLKWWAHTVASTVR